One region of Lebetimonas natsushimae genomic DNA includes:
- a CDS encoding glycosyltransferase family 9 protein gives MEAIIKLSSLGDIIHSLIVLPKLNKKIDFFVDNIFKEILEYNPFIGNIIPVKLREAKKNKSLYFKEFIRLKSMNTYDEVYDLQGLLKSALLARLAGDKVVGFKNPRESLAKFFYDEKKEIFGDTAIRRYLNLFDMDDIEYLTNHPKLLFYQDREFEFLSKNKKNIVFIIGASWECKKVPLKIWSELAEYFKNENIIVPFYGESEKKDALNLAENNANITPVSLNLNDLKALIDKSDLLIGNDTGPSFIAWANNINNIILYGCTYNNKIYENRFSKSVEIQKSIKKGLMVMDKMDIKEIVKKIDEF, from the coding sequence ATGGAAGCAATAATAAAACTGAGTTCCCTTGGAGATATTATTCATTCTTTAATTGTTTTGCCAAAACTTAATAAAAAAATAGATTTTTTTGTGGATAATATTTTTAAAGAAATACTTGAATACAATCCTTTTATCGGAAATATTATTCCAGTAAAATTAAGAGAAGCAAAAAAAAATAAAAGTTTATATTTTAAAGAATTTATCAGACTGAAATCAATGAATACTTATGATGAAGTATATGATCTGCAAGGTCTACTAAAAAGTGCACTTTTGGCAAGACTTGCAGGGGATAAGGTGGTCGGTTTTAAAAATCCAAGAGAAAGTCTGGCCAAATTTTTTTATGATGAGAAAAAAGAAATTTTCGGGGATACAGCAATCAGAAGATATTTAAATCTTTTTGATATGGATGATATAGAATATCTTACAAATCATCCAAAACTTTTATTTTATCAGGATAGGGAATTTGAATTTTTAAGTAAAAATAAAAAAAATATTGTATTCATAATCGGGGCAAGCTGGGAGTGCAAAAAAGTCCCGCTTAAAATTTGGAGCGAGCTTGCTGAATATTTCAAAAATGAAAACATAATTGTTCCTTTTTACGGAGAAAGTGAAAAAAAAGATGCTTTAAATTTAGCTGAAAATAATGCAAATATAACGCCTGTCAGTTTAAATTTAAATGATTTAAAAGCATTGATTGACAAATCGGATTTACTTATAGGAAATGATACGGGACCCAGTTTTATAGCTTGGGCAAACAATATTAATAATATAATACTTTACGGTTGTACTTATAACAATAAAATATATGAAAACCGCTTTTCCAAAAGCGTGGAAATTCAGAAAAGTATAAAAAAAGGTTTGATGGTAATGGATAAAATGGATATTAAAGAAATTGTAAAGAAGATTGATGAATTTTAA
- a CDS encoding lipid A biosynthesis lauroyl acyltransferase, with the protein MNFKDFSYYGYKFIEKIITFFPKEFMINFLGNLGYILDNKRKNVICVNLNLAFPEKSKEEKRKIIKKIYKNFARNLIEFIENKKISKEKLLEKIEFVGFENIPKQAIYVTAHFGNWEITSLSFGAKFGKIDIVYRKLDNPKLNEEVVKSRSRFNVGVIEKKGAMKELVKSIKKGHNIGLLVDQNTAENEGIETVFFNRKVLQSPSAAILSKKFNLPIVMSFAIPKGNKWQVIVKDIFYTDDIQKSVDRQSKVFEEMIKEYPDEYYWFHKKFKHFYEEEYDKKCKV; encoded by the coding sequence ATGAATTTTAAAGATTTCAGTTATTATGGGTATAAATTTATAGAAAAAATTATAACTTTTTTTCCAAAAGAATTTATGATAAATTTTTTAGGAAATTTAGGTTATATACTCGATAATAAAAGAAAAAATGTGATTTGTGTGAATTTAAATTTAGCTTTTCCTGAGAAAAGTAAAGAAGAAAAAAGAAAAATAATAAAAAAAATTTATAAAAATTTTGCCAGAAATTTAATAGAATTTATTGAAAATAAAAAAATAAGCAAAGAAAAACTTTTGGAAAAAATTGAATTTGTGGGATTTGAAAATATCCCAAAACAGGCTATTTATGTTACCGCCCATTTTGGAAACTGGGAAATTACATCTTTGAGTTTTGGTGCAAAGTTTGGAAAAATTGATATTGTATACAGAAAACTGGATAATCCTAAATTAAATGAAGAAGTTGTTAAAAGCAGAAGCAGATTTAATGTGGGGGTGATTGAAAAAAAAGGCGCCATGAAAGAACTTGTTAAATCTATTAAAAAAGGTCATAATATTGGTCTTTTGGTAGATCAAAACACGGCTGAAAACGAGGGGATTGAAACTGTTTTTTTTAATAGAAAAGTTTTGCAGTCCCCAAGTGCCGCAATTTTATCCAAAAAATTTAATCTGCCAATAGTTATGAGTTTTGCTATTCCTAAGGGAAATAAATGGCAGGTAATTGTAAAAGATATTTTTTATACGGATGATATTCAAAAATCAGTTGATAGACAGTCAAAAGTTTTTGAAGAGATGATAAAAGAATATCCTGATGAATATTATTGGTTTCATAAAAAATTTAAACATTTTTATGAAGAAGAATATGATAAAAAGTGTAAAGTTTAA
- a CDS encoding glycosyltransferase family 2 protein — translation MKSEKLSIVILTKNSQKYLEKVLKSVEFADEVIIYDSGSSDKTLDIAKNFKNVKIFVDKNWEGFGKQKQKAVDRASNKWVFVLDSDEVFTDNLKKEVLEILKNPIYDAYRVARLNNFFGKWIRHCGLFPDYSIRLFNREKCKFNEREVHESVECKRVGVLNNYFLHYAYENIEEFIDKQNRYSSLGAKPNKLKAIFSPYWTFLKIYFIKLGFLDGWAGFVIAKLYSEYTFWKYVKDKYENIGN, via the coding sequence ATGAAAAGTGAAAAATTAAGTATAGTAATACTTACAAAAAATTCTCAGAAGTATTTGGAAAAAGTTTTAAAAAGCGTTGAATTTGCCGATGAGGTTATTATTTATGACAGCGGAAGTAGTGATAAAACTTTGGATATTGCTAAAAATTTCAAAAATGTAAAAATTTTTGTGGATAAAAACTGGGAAGGGTTTGGAAAGCAAAAACAAAAGGCTGTTGATAGGGCATCTAATAAATGGGTATTTGTATTGGACAGTGATGAAGTTTTTACTGATAACCTTAAAAAAGAGGTATTGGAAATTTTAAAAAACCCAATCTATGATGCATACAGAGTCGCGAGACTTAATAACTTTTTTGGAAAATGGATTAGACACTGCGGGTTGTTTCCGGATTATTCAATAAGACTTTTTAACAGGGAAAAATGTAAGTTTAATGAAAGAGAGGTTCATGAAAGCGTGGAATGCAAAAGAGTAGGTGTTCTTAACAACTATTTTCTGCATTATGCATATGAAAATATTGAAGAATTTATTGATAAGCAAAACAGATATTCAAGCTTGGGGGCCAAACCAAATAAATTAAAGGCAATATTTTCCCCCTATTGGACTTTTTTAAAAATTTATTTTATAAAGCTAGGTTTTCTTGATGGATGGGCTGGGTTTGTAATAGCGAAACTTTACAGTGAATATACCTTTTGGAAATATGTTAAGGACAAATATGAGAATATTGGTAATTAA